From Bacteroidota bacterium, one genomic window encodes:
- a CDS encoding bifunctional 3-deoxy-7-phosphoheptulonate synthase/chorismate mutase type II, translating into MKKAQIQTLPLADWNLNFSHPLIIAGPCGVESEEQIHQVAGALKGGRVHLLRGGIWKPRTRPDSFQGIGKDGLSWLKEAGKANGIPVTVEVAHPRHVEDALTVGIDVLWIGARTTVNPFLVQEIADALKGAKVPVMVKNPINPDLELWIGALERLSRAGIQKLAAIHRGFSSFDKSRYRNVPSWQIPIELKRRFPELPLINDPSHISGNRDLIQSVAQIALDLNFDGLMIEVHPDPEKALSDKEQQLTPALFFELLDSLVVRQPVVQDVIFLSLLEELRNRIDKIDEEILVLMAERMRVAREIGQYKKENNMTILQVERWSEILRTRQQSGLTKDLSKDFIFKFYELIHQESIQHQTEVMNKIESGDSKH; encoded by the coding sequence ATGAAAAAAGCACAAATTCAGACTTTGCCTTTGGCAGACTGGAATCTTAACTTTTCGCATCCCCTGATTATCGCGGGTCCTTGTGGAGTTGAATCAGAGGAACAGATTCATCAGGTAGCCGGTGCATTAAAAGGAGGCAGAGTTCATTTATTACGTGGTGGAATCTGGAAACCGAGAACACGTCCGGATTCTTTTCAGGGAATTGGTAAGGATGGACTTAGCTGGTTGAAAGAAGCAGGTAAGGCAAATGGAATTCCGGTTACTGTTGAAGTTGCGCATCCCCGTCATGTTGAAGATGCACTAACGGTTGGCATAGATGTATTGTGGATTGGTGCCAGAACAACTGTTAATCCTTTCCTCGTGCAGGAAATCGCCGATGCATTGAAAGGAGCAAAAGTTCCTGTGATGGTAAAAAATCCAATCAACCCTGATCTGGAACTGTGGATCGGTGCATTGGAACGGTTGTCAAGAGCTGGAATACAAAAACTAGCTGCTATTCACCGTGGCTTTTCATCCTTCGATAAATCACGTTACAGAAATGTACCAAGCTGGCAGATACCTATCGAATTAAAAAGAAGATTTCCGGAATTACCGTTGATCAATGATCCCAGCCACATTTCGGGCAATCGTGATCTCATCCAGTCTGTCGCGCAGATCGCTCTGGATTTGAATTTCGACGGACTCATGATTGAAGTACATCCTGATCCCGAAAAAGCGTTGAGTGATAAAGAACAACAACTGACTCCTGCATTGTTTTTTGAATTGCTCGATTCATTGGTGGTGCGTCAACCTGTTGTTCAGGATGTTATTTTCCTGAGTCTGCTCGAGGAATTGCGCAACCGCATCGATAAAATTGACGAAGAGATTCTTGTGCTGATGGCGGAACGCATGCGTGTAGCACGTGAGATCGGGCAATACAAGAAAGAAAACAACATGACGATCCTTCAGGTTGAGCGTTGGAGTGAAATTCTGAGAACACGTCAGCAATCCGGACTCACGAAAGATCTGAGCAAGGATTTTATTTTCAAGTTTTACGAATTGATTCACCAGGAATCCATACAACATCAGACTGAAGTGATGAATAAAATTGAATCCGGCGATTCGAAACATTAA
- a CDS encoding proline dehydrogenase family protein, which translates to MKNQHISFDDTETAFISKSNADLNRAVVLFKMISYNWLVRMSPPFVNFAIWAHLPIKGLIKATIFRHFCGGESIDDCQRTIENLSKYHIGTILDYSVEGKESEADFDLGLKQTLATVQRAKGDSGIPFSVFKPSGFVRFALLEKKNAGKELTKDEQEEFERFKNRVNTICKTGFENNVPIYVDAEETWIQDAVDDVVREMMMKYNKEKVMVYNTIQMYRTDRLDFLKAEYQHAVANNYHTGFKIVRGAYMEKERERAKKMGYPSPIQPDKVASDRDYDAAVKFCVDHIDRMAVCAGTHNEQSCLNLVALMEEKKLPHNHPNIWFSQLYGMSDHISYNLSKKGYNVSKYVPYGPVTSVLPYLIRRAQENTSAAGQMGRELSLLMMEKKRRSGK; encoded by the coding sequence ATGAAGAATCAACATATCTCCTTCGATGATACAGAAACCGCATTCATTTCCAAATCGAATGCTGATCTAAACCGGGCAGTAGTCCTTTTTAAAATGATCAGTTACAACTGGCTGGTCAGGATGAGTCCGCCATTTGTAAACTTCGCGATCTGGGCGCATCTCCCCATCAAAGGCCTGATCAAGGCTACGATTTTCCGGCATTTCTGTGGTGGAGAATCGATTGATGATTGTCAGCGCACCATCGAAAATCTTTCAAAATACCACATCGGTACCATTCTCGATTATTCCGTTGAAGGAAAAGAATCTGAAGCCGATTTTGATTTGGGTCTGAAACAAACTCTTGCAACAGTACAGCGAGCAAAAGGTGATTCAGGCATTCCTTTCTCTGTTTTCAAACCATCCGGATTTGTGCGTTTTGCTTTGCTTGAAAAGAAAAATGCCGGAAAAGAATTGACCAAAGACGAGCAGGAAGAATTTGAACGTTTCAAAAATCGTGTCAACACCATTTGTAAAACCGGTTTTGAAAACAATGTGCCGATTTATGTTGATGCAGAGGAAACCTGGATTCAGGATGCGGTGGATGATGTGGTTCGGGAAATGATGATGAAGTACAACAAAGAAAAGGTGATGGTTTACAACACCATTCAGATGTACCGTACCGATCGTCTTGATTTCCTGAAAGCGGAATACCAGCATGCTGTCGCGAATAATTATCATACCGGTTTCAAAATTGTTCGCGGTGCTTACATGGAAAAAGAACGTGAACGCGCGAAAAAAATGGGCTACCCTTCCCCTATCCAACCGGATAAAGTGGCGTCCGACAGAGATTATGATGCGGCGGTAAAATTCTGCGTGGATCACATTGATCGCATGGCCGTGTGCGCGGGAACACACAACGAACAAAGCTGTTTGAATCTCGTCGCTTTGATGGAAGAAAAAAAATTACCACACAATCATCCGAATATCTGGTTCTCTCAATTGTATGGCATGAGTGATCACATTTCATACAATCTTTCCAAGAAAGGATACAATGTGAGCAAATACGTTCCCTATGGTCCTGTAACTTCTGTTCTTCCTTATCTCATTCGCAGAGCCCAGGAAAATACTTCCGCTGCCGGACAAATGGGACGCGAGCTTTCTTTGTTGATGATGGAGAAGAAAAGGAGAAGTGGGAAGTGA
- a CDS encoding T9SS type A sorting domain-containing protein encodes MKIFKIARKMHNRNIVRLLFILLFYSEACAQNIEWEVSLGGSGDDLNNFTCQTLDSGFLVVGYTSSNDGDVVGFHPGNCTSTNCYDMWVVKLNKFGIIEWSKSLGGSMIDIGRCAALSGSGYLIAGSSSSNDGDVSGNHGGSDAWIVKLDSSGGILWQKCIGGIDNDLFQSIIGLPDHSIIAFGSTFSNDSWVQGNHGGQDFWLVKMDSAANIIWQSCYGGGGEELSFSMKQTSDQGFILCGFTNSTDGQPSIPFGRDRQYWLLKTDSMGSMLWNNNYGGSLDDWCTDVVETNDGGFMLTGLALSTNYDVTNRHDVLMDDGWVVKTDNVGNIVWQHAMGGTLQDEFYSIIRKEDSSYVTSGFTISNDDDVSGNHSTREDVWLVQFSEQGIIESQKCFGGPYSDESQKIIQTFDNGFALSCNTYGPGFDVSSFHGGHTDFWVLKLGPIITSIKESDKNNIRLFPIPAHEYISFENLILPQRVSIFSISGKKLKDFSVKANNDRLNISDLSTGVYILKTTDGRVQKIVKY; translated from the coding sequence ATGAAAATATTCAAAATAGCTCGAAAAATGCATAATAGAAATATTGTGAGATTATTATTCATATTGTTGTTTTATTCAGAAGCTTGTGCACAGAATATAGAATGGGAAGTAAGTTTGGGAGGAAGTGGAGATGATCTTAATAATTTCACTTGTCAAACCCTCGATTCTGGATTTTTAGTTGTTGGATACACTTCTTCAAATGATGGTGATGTTGTGGGATTTCATCCTGGGAATTGTACATCTACTAATTGTTATGACATGTGGGTAGTTAAATTAAATAAGTTTGGTATTATTGAATGGTCGAAATCTTTAGGAGGATCCATGATTGACATTGGTCGGTGTGCTGCACTATCTGGATCAGGATATTTAATTGCAGGAAGTAGTTCTTCGAATGATGGTGATGTTTCAGGTAATCATGGAGGTAGTGATGCTTGGATTGTAAAATTAGATAGTTCCGGTGGAATTCTTTGGCAGAAGTGTATTGGCGGCATTGACAATGATTTGTTTCAATCAATAATAGGATTACCTGACCATTCAATCATTGCCTTTGGTTCAACGTTTTCAAATGATAGCTGGGTACAGGGAAATCATGGGGGTCAGGATTTTTGGTTAGTGAAAATGGATTCTGCTGCAAATATTATTTGGCAAAGTTGCTATGGTGGGGGTGGCGAGGAACTTTCTTTTTCAATGAAGCAAACATCAGATCAAGGATTTATTTTATGTGGTTTTACCAATAGTACAGATGGTCAACCAAGCATTCCATTTGGGAGAGACAGACAGTACTGGCTCTTAAAAACAGATAGCATGGGAAGTATGCTTTGGAATAATAATTACGGTGGAAGTCTGGATGATTGGTGCACAGATGTTGTTGAAACCAACGATGGTGGATTTATGCTAACGGGTTTGGCACTATCAACAAATTACGACGTTACAAACAGACACGATGTGTTAATGGATGATGGATGGGTAGTTAAAACAGATAACGTGGGGAATATTGTATGGCAACATGCGATGGGTGGTACACTTCAGGATGAATTTTATTCCATTATTCGTAAGGAGGATAGTTCTTACGTTACATCGGGATTTACAATATCTAATGATGATGATGTAAGTGGAAATCACAGTACACGTGAGGATGTTTGGTTGGTCCAGTTTTCTGAGCAGGGTATAATCGAGTCACAAAAATGTTTTGGTGGACCATACAGTGATGAATCTCAAAAAATTATTCAAACTTTTGATAATGGGTTTGCATTGAGTTGTAATACATATGGACCTGGATTTGATGTCTCAAGTTTTCATGGTGGGCATACAGATTTTTGGGTTTTAAAACTTGGACCGATAATTACCTCAATCAAAGAGTCGGATAAAAATAATATAAGATTATTTCCTATCCCTGCTCATGAATATATTTCATTTGAAAATTTAATCTTGCCTCAAAGAGTAAGTATATTTTCTATTTCTGGTAAAAAACTCAAGGATTTTTCTGTGAAAGCTAATAATGATAGATTAAATATTTCGGACCTTTCGACAGGTGTTTACATTTTGAAAACAACGGATGGAAGAGTTCAGAAAATAGTGAAGTATTAA
- a CDS encoding alanine dehydrogenase — MIEKLPSGISSLAASAAMQTQEAMLEIKKQEKQLFIGIPKETSFQENRIPLIPESISLLVNNGHEIIIEAGAGAASNIQDSDFSEAGARIVYTAEEVYKADIILKVAPPSQAELDMIQQKQYLISILQMSMQSNDFIRQLSAKKVSAIGYEFIHDESGVYPIIQAMSEIVGSTCILIAAEYLSNAFNGKGELLGGVAGIPPTEVVIIGAGSVGEYAARTAMGLGANIKVFDNSVHRLRRLQNRLGRRIFTSTLVPNILLKELKNADVAIGALRSNEGRTPVVVTEEMVSEMRVGSVIVDVSIDQGGCFETSEVTNHSQPVFRKYGVVHYCVPNIASRVSRTASTALSNIFTPILLDAGNQGGIDEMLWKNKAVRKGVYMYRGAITNRFVAEACKLPYKDLDLLTAARIS; from the coding sequence ATGATTGAGAAATTACCTTCAGGCATTTCTTCGCTCGCCGCTTCCGCTGCCATGCAGACTCAGGAGGCCATGCTGGAGATAAAAAAACAGGAGAAGCAGTTATTCATCGGCATTCCCAAAGAGACCTCTTTTCAGGAAAACAGAATTCCCTTGATTCCGGAGTCCATTTCTTTGCTCGTTAATAACGGACATGAAATCATTATCGAAGCGGGAGCGGGAGCCGCTTCGAATATTCAGGATTCTGATTTCAGTGAAGCGGGAGCGCGTATCGTGTACACTGCCGAAGAAGTTTATAAAGCGGATATCATTTTAAAAGTCGCTCCTCCTTCACAGGCTGAGCTCGACATGATCCAGCAGAAGCAATACCTCATTTCTATTTTGCAAATGAGTATGCAGTCGAATGATTTTATTCGTCAGCTTTCCGCGAAAAAAGTGAGTGCCATCGGTTATGAATTCATTCACGATGAATCTGGAGTGTATCCCATCATTCAGGCCATGAGTGAAATTGTTGGCAGTACCTGCATCCTCATCGCTGCGGAATATCTCAGCAATGCATTTAATGGAAAAGGCGAACTCCTCGGAGGAGTTGCCGGAATTCCGCCAACAGAAGTGGTCATCATCGGCGCGGGTTCAGTAGGAGAGTATGCGGCAAGAACAGCGATGGGATTAGGAGCAAATATTAAAGTGTTTGATAATTCTGTTCACCGTTTACGTCGTTTGCAAAACAGACTGGGTAGAAGGATTTTTACTTCTACACTTGTTCCGAATATTTTATTGAAGGAATTGAAAAATGCTGACGTAGCCATTGGCGCTCTCCGCAGCAATGAAGGACGCACACCGGTTGTGGTTACAGAAGAAATGGTCAGTGAAATGCGCGTTGGTTCTGTGATAGTAGACGTGAGTATCGACCAGGGCGGATGTTTCGAAACATCAGAAGTTACCAATCATTCTCAGCCGGTATTCCGGAAATACGGTGTGGTACACTATTGTGTTCCAAACATCGCTTCACGTGTCAGTCGTACAGCATCAACAGCACTCAGCAATATTTTCACACCGATACTTCTCGATGCAGGCAACCAGGGAGGAATTGATGAAATGCTTTGGAAAAATAAAGCTGTCCGCAAAGGCGTCTACATGTATCGCGGAGCAATTACAAATCGCTTTGTCGCCGAAGCATGCAAATTGCCATATAAGGATCTGGATTTGCTGACAGCTGCGAGGATTTCGTGA
- the tsaE gene encoding tRNA (adenosine(37)-N6)-threonylcarbamoyltransferase complex ATPase subunit type 1 TsaE yields the protein MELIVSRESDLENAALELLKFNGKERIICFYGEMGAGKTTFIRYLCKALGVEENVSSPTFSIVNEYWSEKAGVIYHFDFYRINSENEAIEIGVHDYFNSGAYCLVEWPEKILNLLPQPHTLVRIIPQSETRIITFSHD from the coding sequence ATGGAGTTGATTGTCAGCCGGGAATCCGATCTGGAGAACGCCGCTTTGGAACTGTTGAAATTTAATGGAAAGGAAAGAATCATCTGTTTTTACGGGGAAATGGGTGCCGGAAAGACGACTTTTATCAGGTATTTGTGTAAAGCTCTGGGGGTTGAAGAAAATGTCAGCAGTCCGACCTTTTCCATTGTTAACGAATACTGGTCGGAAAAAGCAGGAGTCATCTATCATTTCGATTTTTACAGGATTAATTCCGAGAATGAAGCCATTGAAATAGGTGTTCATGATTATTTTAACAGTGGAGCCTATTGTTTAGTGGAATGGCCGGAAAAAATTCTAAATTTATTGCCGCAACCACACACTTTGGTCAGGATTATACCTCAGTCTGAGACCAGGATCATTACTTTTTCACATGATTGA
- a CDS encoding ATP-binding cassette domain-containing protein, whose product MKIVLEKAGKKFFREWIFRELDLVVQPAEKIAILGPNGSGKSTLLQLLAGASIPTEGKISYSSGDKLLDPELVFERVSISAPYLELIEEYNLEELIEFHFQFKKPVNGMNAETMIELSGLASSRKKMMKYYSSGMKQRVKLILAILSDVDMVLLDEPCSNLDKKSIQWYQDLVSKYAGEKTIIVCSNSQTEEYSFCKRELNVMDWKPVVNGLN is encoded by the coding sequence GTGAAGATCGTATTAGAAAAGGCAGGCAAGAAGTTCTTTCGTGAATGGATCTTTCGTGAACTCGATCTTGTTGTTCAGCCTGCAGAGAAAATTGCGATCCTCGGACCAAACGGTTCGGGTAAATCTACTTTGTTACAATTGCTTGCCGGAGCATCCATTCCGACAGAAGGGAAAATTTCCTATAGCAGTGGCGATAAGCTGCTCGATCCCGAACTTGTTTTTGAAAGAGTATCCATTTCTGCTCCATATCTGGAGCTAATCGAAGAATACAATCTGGAAGAACTGATCGAATTCCATTTCCAATTCAAGAAGCCGGTCAACGGGATGAACGCGGAAACGATGATTGAGCTTTCTGGATTAGCTTCTTCCAGGAAGAAGATGATGAAATATTATTCTTCAGGGATGAAACAAAGAGTGAAATTGATCCTGGCGATATTGAGTGATGTAGATATGGTGCTGTTGGATGAACCCTGTTCAAACCTCGATAAAAAATCAATACAATGGTACCAGGATCTGGTCAGCAAATATGCCGGAGAGAAAACCATAATTGTGTGTTCCAACAGCCAAACTGAAGAATACAGTTTTTGTAAACGTGAGTTGAATGTGATGGATTGGAAGCCTGTGGTGAACGGACTGAACTGA
- the lpxA gene encoding acyl-ACP--UDP-N-acetylglucosamine O-acyltransferase, protein MNNNLVVIHPNARIGKNVKIDPFTMIHDNVEIGDDTWIGSNVTIFPGARIGKNCNIFPGAVISAVPQDLKFHGEETTAVIGDHTTIREYVTINRGTQALGKTEVGSHNLLMAYVHVAHDCVVGNHCILANGATLAGHITIDDFAIIGGLSAIHQFVQIGAHVMISGGSLVRKDVPPFVKAAHEPLSYVGINSVGLRRRGFSNEKIAEIQQIYRTIFVKGFSNSHALDVVQNEMAATPERDQILAFIRQSTRGIMKGYSKDED, encoded by the coding sequence ATGAACAACAACCTCGTCGTTATACATCCGAACGCCCGCATTGGTAAGAATGTGAAGATAGATCCCTTCACCATGATCCATGATAATGTGGAGATTGGTGACGACACCTGGATCGGAAGCAATGTCACCATTTTTCCGGGCGCAAGGATTGGTAAGAATTGCAATATTTTCCCGGGAGCAGTGATCTCCGCTGTTCCACAGGATCTGAAATTTCATGGAGAAGAAACTACTGCCGTTATCGGTGATCATACAACGATCCGGGAATATGTAACCATCAACCGCGGTACACAGGCACTCGGAAAAACGGAAGTGGGAAGTCACAATTTGCTGATGGCTTATGTACACGTAGCTCACGATTGTGTCGTGGGGAATCATTGTATCCTTGCCAACGGTGCTACACTTGCAGGACACATCACTATCGACGATTTCGCCATCATCGGCGGTCTGTCAGCGATTCATCAGTTTGTTCAGATTGGCGCGCATGTGATGATTTCCGGTGGTTCACTCGTACGAAAAGATGTTCCTCCATTCGTTAAAGCCGCGCATGAGCCTTTGTCTTATGTCGGAATAAATTCCGTCGGACTTCGTCGCCGTGGATTCAGCAATGAAAAGATCGCGGAAATCCAGCAGATTTACAGGACGATTTTTGTAAAAGGATTCAGCAATTCACATGCGCTCGATGTTGTGCAAAATGAAATGGCAGCAACGCCTGAACGCGATCAGATCCTTGCTTTCATCCGCCAATCTACACGCGGAATCATGAAAGGTTATTCCAAAGACGAGGATTGA
- a CDS encoding bifunctional UDP-3-O-[3-hydroxymyristoyl] N-acetylglucosamine deacetylase/3-hydroxyacyl-ACP dehydratase, with protein MAENQTVVEASVVQKGSPAPSTTPEIIRQTTILHPVTASGVGLHTGASVNLTFKPAPENHGYKFQRIDLPGQPIVEADVDNVTDTDRGTTISKNGARISTIEHVLAALAGMEIDNVLMEIDGPEVPIMDGSSKPFIDILEKAGIQEQKEERRYYMLSENITYEDPKRKTEMLAVPSEDFRITVMVDYNSDLLGTQHATLYNIGEFKNEISDCRTFCFLHELEMLLDNNLIKGGDINNAIVVVDKPVSQERLDHLAKVFNKERVTAERGFLNNVKLHFQNEPARHKLLDIVGDLALVGAPLKGHILAARPGHVANVEFARKIKELMKRDRFREKSPRVDLNAKPLFDVNGIMKFLPHRAPFLFVDKILELSDRHVVGVKNVTMNEWFFPGHFPGAPVFPGVIQIEAMAQVGGILVLNTVPDPENYLTYFMKVDNTRFRDMVVPGDTIVFHLELITPIRRGICHMRGKAYVGDKIVMESEMMAQIVRRDKKKSNEAS; from the coding sequence ATGGCTGAAAATCAGACAGTTGTAGAGGCTTCCGTAGTTCAGAAAGGAAGTCCGGCACCATCTACTACCCCAGAAATCATTCGTCAGACGACAATTCTGCACCCGGTCACCGCATCGGGAGTTGGATTGCACACCGGCGCGAGTGTGAACCTTACTTTCAAACCGGCTCCTGAAAATCACGGTTATAAATTCCAGCGTATTGACCTTCCCGGTCAGCCGATTGTGGAAGCCGATGTGGACAATGTAACCGACACCGACCGTGGAACCACGATCAGTAAGAATGGAGCCCGTATCAGTACCATAGAACACGTTCTGGCCGCTTTGGCCGGGATGGAGATCGACAATGTGCTGATGGAAATTGACGGCCCGGAAGTTCCGATTATGGATGGCAGTTCAAAGCCTTTCATCGACATCCTTGAAAAGGCAGGCATCCAGGAACAAAAGGAAGAGCGTCGCTATTATATGTTGAGTGAAAATATCACTTACGAAGATCCTAAGAGAAAGACGGAGATGCTGGCTGTGCCGAGCGAAGATTTCCGGATCACTGTAATGGTTGATTACAACAGTGATTTACTGGGTACACAACACGCGACACTTTATAATATCGGGGAGTTTAAAAACGAAATCAGTGATTGTAGGACCTTTTGTTTCCTTCATGAACTTGAAATGTTACTCGATAATAACCTGATCAAAGGTGGTGATATCAATAACGCGATTGTTGTTGTCGATAAACCTGTTTCACAGGAAAGACTCGATCACCTCGCGAAAGTTTTCAATAAAGAAAGAGTTACTGCGGAAAGAGGATTTCTGAACAATGTGAAATTGCATTTTCAGAATGAACCTGCACGTCACAAACTACTTGACATCGTCGGAGATCTTGCACTCGTTGGGGCTCCTTTGAAAGGGCATATCCTTGCAGCTCGTCCGGGTCACGTAGCGAATGTGGAATTTGCGAGAAAGATTAAGGAGCTGATGAAACGTGATCGTTTCCGTGAAAAATCTCCTCGTGTTGATCTGAACGCGAAGCCATTGTTTGATGTGAACGGAATCATGAAATTCCTTCCACACCGTGCTCCGTTCTTATTTGTAGATAAAATTCTTGAACTCTCTGATCGCCATGTAGTAGGTGTGAAGAATGTAACCATGAACGAATGGTTCTTCCCCGGACACTTCCCCGGAGCACCTGTATTTCCAGGTGTGATCCAGATCGAAGCCATGGCACAGGTAGGAGGGATCCTTGTTCTGAATACCGTACCTGATCCGGAAAATTACCTGACCTATTTCATGAAAGTTGACAACACACGCTTCCGTGATATGGTTGTTCCCGGTGATACCATTGTTTTCCATCTTGAATTGATTACTCCTATTCGCAGAGGTATTTGTCACATGAGAGGCAAAGCTTATGTAGGAGATAAAATTGTCATGGAGTCAGAAATGATGGCGCAAATCGTGCGACGCGACAAGAAGAAAAGTAATGAAGCCAGCTGA